In Paenibacillus ihbetae, the following are encoded in one genomic region:
- a CDS encoding L-fucose isomerase, whose protein sequence is MKELNHRYAGGFPKIGIRPIIDRRKLVKAALKGMTMALAHEAASVLTASVRNPDGTPVEVVVFETCISGMAEAARCAETFRKEGVGVIVTVASGWCYPLETMETDPTLPHAVWGFNGTERPGAVYLAALHAAHNQKGLPVFKIYGRHIQDQEERNIPEDVRDKLVRFARAGMAAALLRGKSYLSIGSVSMGIAGCVVNEDFYQRYLGMKNAYVDMTEVVRRMDLGIFDPDEFETALAWVKRYCREGEDPNAEQDRIDPERKKANWAASVKMALIVRDLMIGNPKLAALGYEEESYGYNAIASGFQGQREWTDHYPSADVLEAILCSSFDWNGIREPFTVATENDNLNAVTMLFNHYLSHTAQIFADVRAYWSPEAVERVTGWKPEEKLAGGFIHLINSGPAALDGTGEQSREGRPVMKPHWEITKEEAEACLSATLWRPVYMDQFAGGGYSTDFQTKGGMPVTMSRINLVDGVGPVLQLAEGWTAELPPDVHDMLNRRTTPAWPTTWFVPDLIPGDPVFDDVYSVMENWGSNHCAVSYGHIGADLITLASMLRIPVNMHNVGIKRLFRPSAWSAFGTKDPEDADFRACSAYGPLYK, encoded by the coding sequence ATGAAAGAGCTTAACCATCGATACGCAGGCGGCTTTCCGAAGATCGGGATCAGGCCGATCATCGACAGGCGCAAGCTCGTAAAGGCGGCACTGAAGGGGATGACCATGGCGCTGGCGCACGAAGCGGCATCGGTCCTGACGGCATCCGTTCGGAACCCGGACGGTACTCCCGTCGAAGTCGTGGTGTTCGAGACCTGCATTTCCGGTATGGCGGAGGCGGCCCGATGTGCGGAGACGTTCCGTAAGGAAGGGGTCGGAGTCATCGTTACCGTGGCAAGCGGCTGGTGCTACCCGCTCGAGACGATGGAGACGGACCCGACGCTGCCGCATGCGGTGTGGGGGTTTAACGGGACGGAGAGGCCGGGAGCGGTGTACCTCGCCGCGCTTCATGCCGCGCATAATCAGAAAGGACTTCCGGTCTTCAAAATTTACGGCCGTCACATCCAGGATCAAGAAGAACGGAACATTCCCGAGGATGTGCGGGATAAGCTCGTTCGATTTGCGCGCGCGGGCATGGCTGCAGCCCTCCTTCGCGGCAAATCGTATTTATCCATAGGCTCGGTATCCATGGGCATTGCGGGCTGCGTCGTGAACGAGGATTTTTACCAGCGCTACCTTGGGATGAAGAATGCTTACGTGGATATGACGGAGGTCGTCCGCCGTATGGACTTAGGCATCTTCGATCCGGATGAATTCGAGACCGCGCTGGCATGGGTGAAACGGTATTGCCGGGAAGGGGAGGATCCGAACGCCGAGCAGGATCGGATTGACCCGGAGCGAAAGAAAGCGAACTGGGCCGCCTCGGTCAAAATGGCGCTGATTGTCCGTGATCTCATGATCGGGAATCCCAAGCTCGCGGCGCTTGGATACGAGGAGGAGTCCTACGGGTATAATGCCATCGCATCGGGATTCCAGGGCCAGCGGGAATGGACTGACCATTATCCAAGCGCCGATGTTCTTGAGGCTATCCTGTGCAGTTCATTCGATTGGAACGGGATCCGCGAGCCGTTCACGGTTGCTACCGAGAACGATAATCTGAACGCGGTGACCATGCTGTTTAATCATTACTTGTCGCATACCGCCCAGATTTTCGCCGACGTCCGTGCCTACTGGAGCCCGGAAGCGGTGGAGCGCGTCACCGGCTGGAAGCCGGAAGAGAAGCTGGCGGGAGGGTTTATTCACCTCATCAATTCCGGCCCGGCCGCCCTTGACGGTACGGGCGAGCAATCAAGGGAAGGCAGGCCGGTCATGAAGCCTCATTGGGAAATTACAAAGGAGGAAGCAGAGGCTTGCCTATCCGCAACGCTTTGGAGACCCGTCTATATGGATCAATTCGCCGGCGGCGGATATTCAACGGATTTCCAAACGAAGGGGGGCATGCCGGTTACGATGTCCAGGATCAACCTTGTGGACGGCGTCGGTCCCGTACTACAGCTTGCGGAAGGCTGGACGGCAGAGCTTCCGCCGGATGTGCATGATATGCTGAATCGACGAACAACGCCTGCATGGCCGACCACCTGGTTCGTACCCGACCTGATCCCGGGCGATCCCGTATTTGACGATGTCTATTCGGTCATGGAGAATTGGGGCTCTAATCATTGCGCGGTCAGCTACGGCCATATCGGCGCCGATTTGATCACGCTGGCCAGCATGCTCCGGATCCCGGTCAATATGCATAATGTTGGGATCAAGCGATTGTTCCGGCCGAGCGCTTGGAGCGCGTTCGGCACGAAGGATCCCGAAGACGCGGATTTCAGGGCATGCTCGGCTTACGGGCCTTTGTATAAATAA